GACGCGGATAATTCTCGAGCCCTCCCCCGTAAGTGCTTCCCAGAGTTTCGTCAGCGCCGGATATGAAAGCCGCATTGACCTCCGTATCGTCCGCAGTGCGGTCTCCCAGCCCCTTAAGACTGTTGTCATCATCCCAGTTATTTGAAAGGATATTCAGCGCGTCGCTAATTACGGCAACAGGTTTTTTGTTGCTGGGGTCCCCCCCGTAGTTCTGCACATTAAAGTCCCCCTGTATGTACGCGGGCGCGTCGCTCACAAGGGTAAGGCCATCGGTGTTGCTTATCCGGGCACCGTTAATGACCCTTATGCCCGGCTGTTCCGATCCGGTAGCGTCGTTCCTTGTAGCATAAAGCAAACCATTAGCGGGCAGTTGATTCGGATAGAGCTGCTGTTCCACAGGCTCGCCTTCTCCGCCGTCCACCTGAATAAAACCGGCAAGTTTCTTAAGGTCGATATCGGTCATTTTGATATATTTGCCCTCTCTGTAGTTGTAAAAGCGATCTGCCGAAGTATTTATTGTCCCCTCGGGTATGTCGTTAGGACCGAAGTCATTCGCATCTATAGTACCATCTCCGTTATGGTCATCATAAGCCACTTCCCTGAGCTGGGTGGTACCCCTGAAGATATCACCGTTAATAACAGTGACATCCGCTGTCTCGGCATAGAACCCATCAGGCTGTATCGAAAAGATATCGGCGACGGCCTTTGAATAGATGCCGTGCACGCCGCTTTTTACAGTTCCACGCCACCTGTTCTGCGAAGATGTCCCCCAGTCGCTTCGCCTTGAATCAAGCGGAGCTCCCTCCCACCACCTGTACCACATATGCGGGAACCAGAAACTGTCCCGGCGCCTGATCTCAACATCGCCCCTATCGGTCCTGTCTTGGTCTTTCCTCTTGTTGTATATGTTCCCCGCGGCGTTCAGATTATCAGCGTCTATCCTCAAGGTGGCGCTGGTGGAAAGATAAATATCACGGTTACAGTGTATATCGCCTGTCAACGCCATATATGAACCCGGCAATATCTCAAGGTCCTCGTTGTAAAAGATCACGTATCTGAAAACATCGTCCTTGCTGCATCGGAGCAGGTTATTCACCGTGCTGGATTTTCCGGTATCAGGGTCAGTGACCTTGGCCGAGACCAGAAAATGGCGTACAGTGGTGTTGGAGTCAGGATCGGGGTCTTCGTGGTATTCATCCAGTACCAGACATACCGATTCAAGTTCGCATCCCGTGGACAGGTAATCACTATCGTTCAGACATGGGTCATTCCACTGATCCAGTGCGCTCTTATCACTGTCTTCTTCTGCAGCCACCCTGTCGGCCAGATCAAAAGATATCTCTTCGGCCGCCGCTTCCGCAAGATAGAATGTTTTCATGGAGTTGAAATATCTCATCGCGAAATTATACTCGGTAGTGGCCATTTTTATGGCCGCCGCCGCAAAAATGGACATGGCCGCGATGATCATGTAGGCGGTGATCATCATCAAGCCCTTCTGGTTATGTATGAATATTTTTCCCATGTTCAAACTGTATGTCTTTTCGCCATCATTTACGGGTATGCCAATGCCTTAGCTGAGCCATATGGCTTCTCTTTGTATTTCCACGGCATACGGTGTGTAAGATGGCAGGTCATCCAGGTTGGCATAATCGCTATCCCAGTCCCAGTTCCTGATAGGCGCGCTGTAGCTCTGATCCTCCCACCTGCCGGTTGCGATCTGACTGTTCCACAGTGAAACAAAGGCGCCCCTGATGGTGAGGGTAATACCACCCCAGTCCTCGTGCAGGCGCGGGTAATTCTCAAGTCCTCCGGAATAGTCCCCCCAGCTTGTCTCGTTTATTCCGGCTATGAAAGCGGCGTTGACCGTTGTTTCAGTGGCCTGCCTGGCGCTTTTATCCCCGTCACTGTTACCATCATCCCAGTTATTTGAAACTATATTAACGGCATCCGCGAATACCGAGGCCGGTTTCTTGTTAATATTGTTAAAATCCCCCTGAATATACGCCGGATCGTTGCTTACCACGGTAAGCCCCCCGCTGCTGTGTATTTCGGAGCCGTTCAAAAGGCGTATGCCCGGCTGCTGGTCGGGAGTCGTATCGTCCCTGGTCGCGTAAAGAAGAGCGTTTGCTGGAAGGTGGTTCGAATAAAGCTGCGCTTTGCCGACCACGGAGCTGTAATCCCCTCCCGGAGGCACTTCATTACCTTCGCTGTCAACATTGCACCACCCTGCAAGTTTTTCGATATCGATATCGGTCATTCTTATGTACTTGCCTTCCCTGAAGTTGTAAAAGGTATCGCTGGTCGCTATGGTCCCATGAGGAACATCCACGCCTTCGACAAGTTCACTGGCCCCGTCATAGGCCGAACCGTTTATCACTTTTACGTTCGCGTTCTGCGCGTAGAACCCGTCAGGATCCGTGGACCTGGGCTCCGGAACGGCTTTCTCTGTAACCCCGTGCACACTGCTCAGAACCGTCCCGTTCCATCTGGTCTGAGATGCCAGAGCCCAGTCGCTCCTTCGGCAATCCAGCGGGGACGGGTCCCCGCTTTCCAGCATCCTGGCATAACTGGAAGAGCCGTCGATCTTTATCTGGACCGTTCCCGAAGCTCCGCCGGACTTATCTTTGCGCATGTTATAGACATTGCCCGCGGAACACAGATAATTCGTATCAACCGTCAGTGAAGCCCCGTCAGAAGCGATATAAATATCATGGTTGGAGTGAAGTTTTCCAGTAAGGAGCATATCCTGTCCGGGCAATAGTTCAAGGTCCCCCGCATAGAATATCGCATGCTGAAAGGTATAACCTTTGCGTCTTATCACTATCTGGTTGATGGTTCTTTCTATTCCTGTCAGGGGGTCCCTCGCGGTTGATGTCAGCATATAATGTCTTTCCCTGGTAGTGGGATCACTCCCGGCATGGTCCGTATCCAATGTCACGCATATGGTGTCCACATCGAACCCGGTCGACAGAAAGTCGGTAGTAGTGCTGCAAAGATCGGTCCACTCGCAATTCGCCCCGGAAGGCTCTTCTTCGTAATTAGCCACTTTACCCGCCAGCGAATACGCAGTCATGTCCGTGCCCGCTTCGGCCAGATAATACGCCTTGGTCGAAAGAAAATACCTCCGTGCGAAACCGTATTCAGTGGTAGCTATCTTAATGGCGGCAGCTGTAAGAAGTGAAAGCGAGGCAATTATCATATAAGCCGTGATAAGAACTACGCCTCTCTGGCTCTTTAACTTGGAAATATAATGCATCGTTATATTCTCAGATTGACCGTCGAGGTCAGGACCATATTATCGGTCCTTCCGTCGGCGTCCGTTTTCTCAAGCTCCAGTATTATCCTGATCTCGGTAGGATATAAGGACGAGTCATCCGTGGAATCCTGGAATTCAATACTTTTGATGTTCTCGCTGATGACCTGGGGAGTCTGCCAGCGCTTGTATAAAACAAGTTCAATATCATCCCCGTTCTGCTGGGCTCCTATGATAAAAAACTGCGGATCGGCCGTTATTTCACCACTCACCAGATCAGGAACACCATCAGGGGGTTCACTTTGATCCAGAGGTATCTGATATCTTATCCTGTCGAAACCGGTCACTGGAGTGTCCTTTGTTATGACCACCGATGACCTGAACGCGTTCCTGAGCCCATACCAGTATTGGTTAAGATCCGGATCGATTATCCCGTTCAACATCGAGTTCATAGCAAGGCGTGCCTCTTGCTGCAGACTGACAGAAGTGCCTGTGGCCTGGAACACCGAACGCATCTCAACACCTGATGTTATTACCGCGACTACCAGAAGTACCAGAAAGAAAGACACTATCAAAACTTCTACTAAACTGAAACCCCTGGTATCGTTCCTCATAATCTCCTTGTCCTGATGGTCTTGATTATCCTTGACACGGTCCGGCCATTCTTGCTCGTCCAGGTAGCTTCCAGGCTTACTTCAAGCGGGTCAGCGCCCGTACCCTGGGGATAACGCACAGTTATACTTTCATCCTGCAGGATAAAACCACCTATTTCGCTGGCACTGACAGTGCTGTTGTGAGGATATTCAGCGGTAAGATCCGGGAATGGAACGCTCCTGATCCTCTCCATGACATCCTTCAGGTCATCCGTCGCGACCGTGATCTCTCTGGCCATGGCGGCGTGGTTAAGAGCACCCAGAAGGACTCCCCATATAGCAACGATGATACCGATATAGACCGATGAAACGATCATCAGCTCGATAAGAGTGAAACCTTTTCTGGACATCTTCATTTTGCACCACCTCTGCTATCTGGGATCTCGATCGTTGGGAAGGGGTAAACAGCGGGCTGCCGTATGATTTTTTTATGTAAATCGCCCAGTATTGTTGAAAGATTTTCGGATGCTTTCATCTGACTCCGAGCCGGCTTCATGGATCCTGAGAATACAAGCATGTTTAAAGGAATTATAGCATACAAATCTGGCTTAAGACAAATGAAAACACATTACTAGAGAAGTGATTATTATTAGGTCAGGATACGGAAAAGTCCGGCTCCGTCTCGGCGGGAGGGTTTTCTGCGGTTATCGTGGTCCCCTGGTAGCCTCTCCATCTCATCTCGCCTATGACCCCCTGGGCGATATTGGTCAGATGGTCACCTATTTTCTCGAGGTTATCCACAAAATCCATAAAGACTATGCCCGATTTAAGCGTGCAGCTCCCGCAACCGAGCCTGCGTACATGTGCCCTCTTAAGGTCATTCTGGAACTTATTGATACGCTGCTCCCTCCGGAGTATGTTCTCGGCAAGCTGTGAATCGTTTTTGCGCAGAGCTTCCTCGGTCTCTATCATCATGCTGTGAAGCTCGTTCCACATGAGGTTCAATTCATTTATGGCTTCATCGGTAAAGGGAAGTTTTTTCTCGATCTTCCGTTCCGCCAGCTCCAGGATGTTCTCGGCATGGTCGCCTATTCTTTCTATATCGTTGACGTTGTGGATAAGAACGGGGATCTGTTCTGAATCCTCCTGGCTGAGCTCTCTTTGCGAAAGTTCAATAAGATACGCCGTGATCGCCGACTGCAGATTGTCAACGGCCTGTTCGAGCCTGCTGACAGGCTTAAGCTCGTCCTGGATATTATCAATGAACCCCTTCACCGCACTTGATACCGACCTTGTGGCCAGATTGGCCATACGAACGGTCTCTCTTCTGGCCTGTTCCATGGCTATGGGAGGCGTATCCAGAAGATGTTTCTCCAGGTACTGGGGACCGAGTTCCAACGCACCCTTGCGTTTGGGCAGCAGGATGATACTCACCCTCTCCAGGACTCCCACGAACGGGAGGAATATCAAGGCGTTAACGACATTGAACGCACTGTGCGCGATAGCTATATGGAACATTATGTTCTTGGCCGTTATCTGGCCGGGTATTATCGCGTCGATGGCTTTTACATACCACCCTGTATAAACGAATACAAGCATGTAAGCGGTACCTATCACATTGAAAAGGGTGTGCGACATGGCCGTACGCCTTGCCGGAAGCGTGGTCCCTATCGATGCCAGCTGCGCCGTTATGGTGGTGCCTATATTATCTCCGAGGATTATGGGTATAGCCGCCGGAAAACTTATAAGCCCGTTAAAAGCCATTACCTGCACTATGGCTATGGTGGCACTTGAACTCTGCAAAAGCATCGTAAATATTATGCCGACAAGCACTCCAAGAAGAGGATTTTCGCTGAGGGAAAGAAAAACATTCTTGACCAACTGGCTGTTCTTCAGCGGCGCGAAGGCATCCTTCATGAAATCAAGCCCCAGGAAAAGCAGGCCGAAACCCATAAGGACCTGGCCCCAGAACTTGGCGTTCTTTGTCTTGGCGAAAGTGTTTATGGCGAAGCCTATACCTATGGCAGGCAAGGCGTAATGCGTTACCTTGAACACCGACATCGAGGAAACGAGCCATGCGGTGAAAGTCGTCCCGATATTCGCTCCGATGACAACGCTTATGGCCTGTTTGAGCGACATGAGGCTGGCATTGACGAATCCAACGACCATGACGGATGTCGCGCTGGATGACTGGATAAGACACGTGATGGCGGCGCCGACAAGCATACCGATAACGGGCAGCTTTGTGACCATCGAAAGAATGTTCTTCAGCCGGTCACCGGCGATATTCTTAAGGCCCTCGGACATGATCTTCATTCCGAAGAAAAAAAGGCCAAGCCCGCCTATCAACATGTAGGTAAATTTAGTGTCCATTGGTTTGAGCGTGATACAAATGTGGGACAAAACTTGTCAGGCATAAATTAACACGAACGGTTGCCCCTGTCAAGAAATTATGCCGGTCATGTCCCTATCCTGACGGTATCGAAATACCCCTGAAGTGAAGTTATCGCGGCCAGAGCCGCCAGATAGCTTGTCTTGGGATTGGACGGTGAGGGGGTGTTCTCTGTCCTGGTAAGGACCCTCCCAGCGCCGCTGATCATCTCGACCTCATGGGAATTTCTGGTGTATTCGGGAGATACGATTATACGCACTTTGGTTTTTTCGCCCCCCAGGCCCGCGATCGAAAGAAGCGCCGAAACATTAATGTTCTTTGGAAAACCTTTAATGGCTTCGAGCGCGTTCCCTTCGAAAATAACGGTTTCTTTATCTATAGAATCGACGTCTATCCCTTCATCGGCCAGATACGGAGCTCCTTTCACTGACCTGGGAGCCTTGCGCGTCGTTATGGTCACGCTTTCCAGGCCAGCTATCTTCGATGCTTTGAGGGCATCAATACCAGCTATGGCCCCTGAGGGTAGCATGAGCCGTATCCCTTTTTCCCTGGCGGCAGCAAGAAGATGTTCATTGCCGAGAAGACCGCCTATGCTCATGACGATTAAGTCCTTTCCCTTTTCAAGAGCGACCTCGAATAGACCGGGAACAGCCATCGGGCTTGCCGCTTCAATGATAAGGTCCGCCTGTTCGGCCAGTTCTTCAAGTTCCCCCGCGATCTTCACCCGGGGTACTTTCCCGTAAAGAGACTCGGATTTTTCGGCGTCCTTATCCCAGATAACTACGCCTGATATCCTCCCGGTCATGTTCTCACAGGCGTAGTCGGCAAGATAGGAGCCTATCGCCCCGCAGCCAACAATACCTATCGTTTTCTTGTACATTTTCCGCCTTTCAGGAAGTTACTTCCAGCATCCTCTGCAAAGCCTTCCGGGCTTTTTTCATGATCTGCTCCGGAACCGTTATCCTGTACACCTCTTTTTCGAGGGACCTTGCCAGCCATCCCAGGGTGGTAAGCTTCATGTTCGCGCAGATGAACTGATCCGTGGGCACATAGAAGTCCTTCTCGGGGTTTTCCCGTTTGAGCCTGTATATGATACCCAGCTCGGTCCCTATGATAAATTCCTTTTTGGGAGATCCGTTCACGTGTTTTATCATCCCCGCAGTGCTGCCTATGTAATCGGCTTCCTCGAGAACCTCCTTCCGGCATTCCGGGTGCGCTATGAATTCCGCCTCAGGACGCAACTTTTTGGTCTTTACGACTTCTTCGCGCGTGAGCCTCATGTGGACCACGCAATACCCCTCCCATATAATGAGTTCCTTCTCCGGAACATGTTCCCTGACATATCTGCCCAGGTTTTTGTCCGGCACGAATATGACCTTATCCTCCTTAAGGGACTTAACGACCTGTACCGCGTTCGAAGAAGTGCAGCATATGTCGCTTTCGGCCTTGACCGCGGCCGATGAGTTGACATAAGAGACGACGGCCGCTTCAGGATATTCGGCTTTTTTCTGCTTGAGCTTCTCAACGGTGGCCATGTCGGCAAGCGGGCACCCCGCTTCCTCGACCGGCAGGAGAATGGTCTTCTCCGGGTTCAGTATATACGCGCTTTCGGCCATGAACTTCACCCCGCAGAAAACGACCAGCTTGTTATGAGCCTGCGTGACCTTCCGCGCTAGGGCATAGGAATCGCCCGTTATATCCGCTATCTCCTGGACCTCATCCCGCTGATAATTGTGTGCGACTATCAGGGCGTCCTTTTCCTTCTTGAGATCCAGTATCTTGCGTTCGAGATGTTCTTTGTATTTTTTATCAAATTCCGGTTTTATCATATCGGTCCCTTCATTCTTTTGATCCTACCATAACGTTGTCTATGAGCCTGGTCTCACCCACATAGACCGCGGCAGCGATAAGGGCTTTGCCCTTTATCCTTTCAACGGGCCTGAAGCTTTCAGCATCGATTATTTCTGCATAATCTATACGCAACCTCGCCTCATCCAGGAGTATTTTCTTAAGCTCATCTTTTACTTTCCCGGCGGAGTCTTCCCCGGCAAGTATCATTTCCCTGGCCCTCTCAAGTGACTTGTAAAGCGCAAGCGCCTGATGCCTTTGCCCGGGCGAAAGGTAACTGTTGCGCGAACTCATCGCGAGCCCGTCCTTCTCCCTTACTATCGGCATAACGCGCACTTCAACCGGCATGTTAAGGTCGCGCACCATCCTGCGGATGACCGCAGCCTGCTGCGCGTCCTTCTGCCCGAAATAGGCTTTATCCGGATTCACGATATTGAAAAGCTTCCCCACTACGGTGGTTACGCCCCTGAAGTGCCCCGGGCGGAAGGCTCCGCACAATCCCTCGGTAAGATGACCAGAGACTTCTATGTTCGTATTGTGGTCTTGAGGGTACATCTCCTCGACCGAAGGAACGAATACCGCATCGACCCCCTCTTTTTCCGCGAGTTCGGTGTCCCTTTCCATGTCACGCGGATACCTGTCAAGGTCTTCCCCCGGACCGAACTGTGTGGGGTTGACAAAAATGCTCATAACGACCGTATCACACTCTTCTCCTGCCGCCCTTACCAGGCTCAGGTGCCCCTCATGCAGATACCCCATGGTGGGAACGAATCCTACAGAGGCCCCTTTTCCGTGGGAATCACGTGAAAACTGGCGCATTTTACTTATTTCAGTGATGATTTTCATGACGCTCTCTTAAGCTCCCTGTAAAGCTCCTCGGCGGTTTTGCCGAGTTCGGGATGGACGGCCTGGGGAGCGATCCGGTAAAGTCCCTCAAGAACAAAGAGCCTTCCGTGCATCCTCGGATGCGGCACCGTCAGTTTTTCTGTTTTTATGACCTTATCCCCGTAAAGAAGTATATCAAGGTCTATTATCCTCGGGGCATCCGCGCAGGCGGGTTTTCGCCCCATGTCTTTTTCTATTCTTTTCAGCGCCTCAAGAAGCTCTTCCGCGGAAAGATCCGTTCTTACTTCGAAGACTCCGTTAAGGTAATCCTCCTGGGGCGGTCCTCCGACGGGTTTGCTGCGATAAGCCCCGGAGAACTTTCTTATCTCGATACCTTCGGAAGCGGCCATTCTTTCGGCCGCTTCCTTGAAATTAAGTTTCCGGTCCCCAATATTGGAACCCACACCTATAAAAACAACAGTCATTACAACAAAAGATCCGCTGCCGGGTTAAAAAAACCTTTTCTTTATGCGCGAGACGACTTCGCGAAGCTGATAGGCGTCAACCGTAAGCGCCATGCGTATATATCCTTCCCCGGAAGGACCGAAACCACTGCCGGGAGTGGCTACGATATCGGCTTCTTCCAGAAGTGCTTTCGCAAGGCTGACCGAATCATGGCCACCGAAAACGGGCGCCCACACATAGAACGTCGCCAGTGGTTTGGGGACCTGCCATCCGGCCTCGTTCAGGCCGTCGACAAGAACGTCACGCCTTTCGGTGTATATCTGGTTCATCCTCTCCTTGACCTCCTCGGCGTGATCAAGAGCCTCTATCGCGGCTATCTGCACCGCGGTAAAGATGCCTGAGTCAAGATTCGCCTTGACCTTGGCGAGGCCCTGAAGAAGTTCAGCGTTGCCTACGGCCAGACCTACCCTCCATCCGGTCATATTAAAGGTCTTGGAGAGAGAATGGAACTCTATACCGACATCCCTCGAGCCGTTGACTTCAAGGAAACTCGGCGGACTGTACCCGTCATAGCTCATCTCCGTGTAGGCGGCGTCCGAGCAGACGATAATATCGTATTTACGCGCGAAGTCCACGACCTTCCCGTAAAACGCCTTGTCGCAGACCGCACCGGTCGGGTTATTGGGATAGTTTATATGCATCAGTTTCGTGTTCCTGGCCGTTTTTTCATCGATGGCATCAAGATCAGGCAGGAACCTGTTCTCTATCTGTAGCGGCATCGAATGGGGTTTACCCCCCGCGAAAACCGTACCGGAATTGTACGGCGGATAACCGGGGTCGGGGATAAGTACGGTATCGCCGGGATTGACGAACGCCATCGGCACATGACCGATCCCTTCCTTGGATCCCAGAAGCGGAAGCACTTCGCTTTCCGGGTCCAGGTCAACATTAAAACGTGACTTATACCAGTCGGCCATCTGACGCCGCAATGCCTTGAGCCCTTTGTTAAGAGCATATTTATGGGTGGATTCGTCAAGCACGGCTTCCTGCAGCCTTTTTACTATAAAATCCGGGGTTGGCGTATCGGGATCCCCCACTCCCAGATTGATCACCGGTCTACCCTCTTCAATAGCCTTCTGTCTCGCCCTGTCTATCTCATCAAAAAGATAAGGCTGCAGTTTCTTTATCCTGTCTGCGTATTCTACTTTCATTTATTACCTTTCTGTTGATTTTTACAATCCCAGAACATCCGCCATAGTGTAAAGACCGGGCTCCTTGCCTCTAAGGAATTTTGCCGCCCTCAACGCTCCTGAAGCGAAAACGTCCCTGCTCTTGGCATCATGCCGTATCTGAAGGTTCTCATACTCACCGTCAAATTCGATACCGTGGTTTCCTATGACCTCTCCTTCCCGGAAGGCCTCTACCGGGGGTTCCTTACCCGAAGCCTCTTTGACGATTTTCGCTATCATCTTGGCAGTGCCGCTGGGCGAATCCTTCTTGTGGATATGGTGGGTTTCATCTATCTTGATATCGAAATCGCCGCCCAGTACCCTTGCGGCTTCCCGGACTATCTTAAAAAAAAGGTTTACCCCCACGGCCATGTTCGGGGAAAAGACTATGGGGATCTCACCCGCGGCCTCACTTATCTTCTTTTCCCCTTCGGTATCGATCCCTGTAGTGCCTATTACCATAGAAACACCTGTTTTGCGGCACACCTCTAAATGTTCAAGGGTCGGTCCGGGCAGCGTGAAATCGATCAGACATTCCACTCCCTGACAAGCCTCCTCCGCACTGGCCGTCACCACAACGCCTTTTACTTGTTTGCCGACTGACTGGCATTCGGCGTGTTCAAGCCCGCTTGCGATCTTTATCCCGCCGTCACTGATGGCCAGATCTGCTATACGCATACCCATTTTGCCGCAAATACCTGCAATACCTATCTTCAGCATGATAATAATCCCCTCGAAATTAGATCAATTCGTACTTCTTGAGAACTCCCTCAAGCTTTTTCCTGGATTCCGAACCCATTTCGCAAAGAGGCATCCTCCACTCCGCGTTGACCATTCCCATCAGGCTAAGTGCCGTCTTGACAGGTATGGGGTTGGTCTCGATGAACATAGCCTTGCAGAGGTCCTGCAGAGCGTAATGTATTTGCCTGCTTCTCTGGAGGTCTCCGTCCATAAAGCTCTGGGTAAGCTCGTGCACTCTACCGGGCACGACATTAGCGGCAACACTTACTACACCTTTAGCCCCTACCGACATGAACGGAAGCGTCATCGAGTCATCCCCGCTCATTACCGTTATATCGCAAAGAGAAAGTATATCCATCACCTGCTGCACGCTGCCGGCCGCTTCCTTGATGGCCACGATATTCTCTATCTCGCAAAGGCGGGCTACAGTCGAAGGTAGCAGGGATATTCCCGTGCGGGAAGGAACATTGTAGAGCATTATGGGAATATCCACTTTTGCCGCGATGCTCGAATAATGCCTGTACTGCCCCTCAGGGGTGGGCTTATTGTAATAAGGCGTTATTATAAGAGCTCCGTCCGCTCCCGCTTTCTTGGCGTAATCGGTAAGCTCCGTGGCTTCAGCTGTGCTATTGGACCCGGTCCCCGCCAGTACCGGAATGCGCTTGTCACATGTCTCGACGGATATCTTGATCAGCCTTTTCTGCTCGGACATGGACAAAGTGGCCGCCTCTCCTGTACATCCGCAGGGAAGTATGCCGTCTGTGCCGTTATCTATATGGAACTCTATAAGTTCCCTGAAAGTCCTCTCATCTACCTTGCCGTTAGTGAACGGGGTTACCAAAGCTACATATGAACCCTTGAACATATTACCTCCTTATTATATCTTGCCTTCACAAACCATGCTTGCCGCGCCTTCAAGATAAACGTCCTTGACCCTATCCTGTGACATCTGGTACAAAACCGTCAACAGATCCCCGCCCCTTGTGTACATCCTGACCGGACTTTTGACGTAACCCAGAAGCCCCAGGATCACGGCCGAGGCGACGGTACCGGTACCGCAGGCCAGCGTTTCGTCTTCCACGCCCCTTTCGTAAGTCCTGATAGACGCGCTGTCATTCTCTATATCGCCTATGAAATTCACGTTCGTCCCTTCGGGCTCGAACAGGGTGTGTTCGCGGACTTTCCTTCCAGTTTCCCTGACCGGGTAACCGTCGATATCGTCCACGAGATGGACCACGTGCGGAACCCCGGTATTGACGTAATGAGCTATCATCATGCTCGAGCCTATGCCCAGTTTGATGTCGAGTTTTATGTCTTTGGGGTCGCCCATTTTTAGCCTTACTGTGTCCCCGGAGACAGAAGCCTTCAGGATGCCCGCGACGGTTTCAACCTCCAGTTCGTTCCCCCAGCCGCAGCGGGACGCATACAGAGCGCTGCAGCGAAGACCATTACCGCACATCTCCACCTCGGATCCGTCGGGATTGATTATCCTCATCCTCATGTCCGCCTTATCGGAATCCTCCAGAACCAGCAGACCGTCAGCTCCCACGGAAAGTTTCCTGCGGCAGAGGTCCCTGGCCACCTGTGAATAATCCAGATCCCTGGCATCAAGCTCCCCGTTCTTGTTGTCTATAATGATAAAATCATTCCCGCTTGCTACGGCTTTGGTGAAAACAACATTGTATTTCATTATTTAAGCTCCTTAAGCAACTTTTCCCCTCTTATAAGGTCTTTATAGTTCTCAGCCGCGCGCACGACCTTGACCGCACCGTTAATGACCATAAGCTCCGCAGGGCGGGGCCTCGAATTATAGTTCGAAGCCATGGTAAACCCGTAAGCACCCGCTCCCATCACCGCCAGATACTCTCCGGCTATGAGTTCGGGCAGCTCCCTGTCAAGGGCAAGATAATCGCCGCTTTCACATATTGGTCCCACGACATCATATTTGAAGTGTTCCGACTCACGTTCTACAAGAGGTTTTATCTCGTGATACGCCTCATAAAGACTGGGGCGCAAAAGATCGTTCATCCCCGCGTCGACTATCGCGAACTTCTTGCCGGTACTGCCTGTCTTGACATAGAGCACCTTCATCACCAGGATACCGCTGTTACCTGATATGAACCTTCCGGGCTCGAGTATGAGCTTGAGGGGCTTCCCCTTAACCAGAGGTATGATGGCATCAGCGAACTCTTTCGCGG
The nucleotide sequence above comes from Candidatus Omnitrophota bacterium. Encoded proteins:
- a CDS encoding 4-hydroxy-tetrahydrodipicolinate synthase encodes the protein MFKGSYVALVTPFTNGKVDERTFRELIEFHIDNGTDGILPCGCTGEAATLSMSEQKRLIKISVETCDKRIPVLAGTGSNSTAEATELTDYAKKAGADGALIITPYYNKPTPEGQYRHYSSIAAKVDIPIMLYNVPSRTGISLLPSTVARLCEIENIVAIKEAAGSVQQVMDILSLCDITVMSGDDSMTLPFMSVGAKGVVSVAANVVPGRVHELTQSFMDGDLQRSRQIHYALQDLCKAMFIETNPIPVKTALSLMGMVNAEWRMPLCEMGSESRKKLEGVLKKYELI
- a CDS encoding diaminopimelate epimerase; amino-acid sequence: MKYNVVFTKAVASGNDFIIIDNKNGELDARDLDYSQVARDLCRRKLSVGADGLLVLEDSDKADMRMRIINPDGSEVEMCGNGLRCSALYASRCGWGNELEVETVAGILKASVSGDTVRLKMGDPKDIKLDIKLGIGSSMMIAHYVNTGVPHVVHLVDDIDGYPVRETGRKVREHTLFEPEGTNVNFIGDIENDSASIRTYERGVEDETLACGTGTVASAVILGLLGYVKSPVRMYTRGGDLLTVLYQMSQDRVKDVYLEGAASMVCEGKI
- a CDS encoding aminotransferase class I/II-fold pyridoxal phosphate-dependent enzyme, encoding MKVEYADRIKKLQPYLFDEIDRARQKAIEEGRPVINLGVGDPDTPTPDFIVKRLQEAVLDESTHKYALNKGLKALRRQMADWYKSRFNVDLDPESEVLPLLGSKEGIGHVPMAFVNPGDTVLIPDPGYPPYNSGTVFAGGKPHSMPLQIENRFLPDLDAIDEKTARNTKLMHINYPNNPTGAVCDKAFYGKVVDFARKYDIIVCSDAAYTEMSYDGYSPPSFLEVNGSRDVGIEFHSLSKTFNMTGWRVGLAVGNAELLQGLAKVKANLDSGIFTAVQIAAIEALDHAEEVKERMNQIYTERRDVLVDGLNEAGWQVPKPLATFYVWAPVFGGHDSVSLAKALLEEADIVATPGSGFGPSGEGYIRMALTVDAYQLREVVSRIKKRFF
- the dapB gene encoding 4-hydroxy-tetrahydrodipicolinate reductase is translated as MLKIGIAGICGKMGMRIADLAISDGGIKIASGLEHAECQSVGKQVKGVVVTASAEEACQGVECLIDFTLPGPTLEHLEVCRKTGVSMVIGTTGIDTEGEKKISEAAGEIPIVFSPNMAVGVNLFFKIVREAARVLGGDFDIKIDETHHIHKKDSPSGTAKMIAKIVKEASGKEPPVEAFREGEVIGNHGIEFDGEYENLQIRHDAKSRDVFASGALRAAKFLRGKEPGLYTMADVLGL